A window of the Lactuca sativa cultivar Salinas chromosome 5, Lsat_Salinas_v11, whole genome shotgun sequence genome harbors these coding sequences:
- the LOC111879687 gene encoding coatomer subunit alpha-1 yields the protein MLTKFETKSNRVKGLSFHSKRPWILASLHSGVIQLWDYRMGTLIDRFDEHDGPVRGVHFHKSQPLFVSGGDDYKIKVWNYKLHRCLFTLLGHLDYIRTVQFHHEYPWIVSASDDQTIRIWNWQSRTCISVLTGHNHYVMCALFHPKEDLVVSASLDQTVRVWDIGALRKKTVSPADDILRLGQMNTDFFGGVDAVVKYVLEGHDRGVNWASFHPTLPLIVSGADDRQVKIWRMNDTKAWEVDTLRGHMNNVSCVLFHSKQDIIVSNSEDKSIRVWDATKRTGLQTFRREHDRFWILGCHPEMNLLAAGHDSGMIVFKLERERPAFSVSSDSLFYIKDRFLRFYEYSTQKETQILPIRRPGSVSLNQGPRTLSYSPTENAVLICSEAEGGSYELYIVPKDSFSRGDTVQEAKRGLGGSAIFIARNRFAVLEKSTNQVLVKNLKNEIVKKSALPVASDAIFYAGKGNLLCRAEDRVVIFDLQQRLILGDLQTSFVRYVVWSNDMENVALLSKHSIIIADKKLTHRCTLHETIRVKSGSWDDNGVFIYTTLTHIKYCLPNGDSGIIKTLDVPLYITKIFGNTIFCLDRDGKNRPIVIDSTEYIFKLSLLKKRYDHVMSMIRNSELCGQAMIAYLQQKGFPEVALHFVKDERTRFNLALESGNIQIAVASAKEIDEKDHWYRLGVEALRQGNSGIVEYAYQRTKNFERLSFLYLITGNLDKLSKMMKIAEVKNDVMGQFHNALYLGDVKERIKILENVGHLPLAYATAKTHGLTDLAEELSVKLEHNVPILPSGKSGSLLVPPTPVLCGGDWPLLRVMKGIFEGGLDNVAQEEYEDAADADWGEGLNIADVDDTQNGDISVVVEEGEEQNEDNEEGGWGLEDIELPVDTDTPKTATIRSTAFVAPPPGMPVSQIWVQKSSLAAEHVAAGNFDTAMRLLTRQLGIKNFTPLKSLFMDLHTGSHSFLRAFSSAPVVSLAIERNWSESTIPNVRAPPALVFTFSQLEEKLKSGYKATTTGKFTEALRVFLNILHTIPLIVVESRREVDEVKELIIIVKEYVLGLQMELKRRETKDNPIRQQELAAYFTHCNLQLPHLRLALMNAMTVCYKAGNLITASNFARRILETNPAENQAKTARSVMQAAERNMKDSSELNYDFRNPFVVCGATYVPIYRGQKDALCPYCSSHFVVSQEGKICSVCDLAVVGSDASGLLCSPAQIR from the exons ATGTTGACGAAGTTTGAAACCAAAAGCAATAGAGTGAAAGGCCTAAGTTTCCACAGCAAGAGACCATGGATCTTGGCTAGTCTTCACAGCGGTGTGATCCAACTATGGGATTACAGAATGGGAACTCTCATCGATCGATTTGACGAGCATGATGGCCCCGTTCGTGGCGTTCATTTTCACAAATCACAACCTCTTTTCGTCTCCGGAG GAGATGATTACAAGATCAAAGTATGGAACTACAAACTCCATAGATGTTTGTTCACACTTCTTGGGCATCTTGATTACATTCGGACAGTTCAATTCCACCATGAGTACCCATGGATTGTTAGTGCAAGTGATGATCAAACAATCAGGATATGGAATTGGCAGTCTCGTACTTGTATCTCTGTTTTGACAGGACACAATCACTATGTAATGTGTGCTTTATTCCATCCAAAAGAAGACCTTGTTGTATCAGCATCATTAGATCAAactgttagggtttgggacattgGTGCTCTGAGGAAGAAAACAGTTTCTCCTGCTGATGACATTCTTCGTTTAGGTCAAATGAATACAGATTTCTTCGGTGGGGTTGATGCTGTTGTAAAATATGTCTTAGAGGGTCATGATAGAGGAGTGAATTGGGCTTCTTTTCATCCCACTCTCCCTCTTATTGTCTCAGGAGCTGATGATCGCCAAGTCAAGATCTGGCGAATGAATG ACACAAAGGCTTGGGAAGTAGACACATTAAGAGGTCACATGAACAACGTGTCATGTGTTCTTTTTCACTCAAAACAAGACATCATCGTATCGAATTCAGAGGATAAAAGCATACGAGTATGGGATGCTACAAAAAGAACAGGCCTTCAAACTTTTCGCAGGGAGCATGATAGATTCTGGATTCTTGGGTGTCACCCTGAAATGAATCTTCTTGCAGCAGGACACGATAGTGGCATGATAGTTTTCAAATTAGAAAGAGAACGCCCTGCTTTCTCTGTTAGTAGTGATTCTCTTTTCTACATCAAAGATCGTTTTCTTCGTTTCTATGAGTACTCAACTCAAAAAGAAACTCAAATCCTTCCAATCCGAAGGCCAGGATCAGTCAGTTTAAACCAGGGCCCACGAACCCTTTCTTACAGCCCTACAGAAAACGCAGTCTTAATCTGTTCAGAAGCAGAAGGCGGATCATACGAACTCTACATTGTCCCTAAAGATAGCTTCTCAAGAGGCGACACAGTTCAAGAAGCAAAAAGAGGACTTGGTGGCTCTGCAATCTTCATAGCTCGCAATCGATTTGCAGTTCTTGAAAAGAGCACCAATCAAGTGTTGGTGAAAAACTTAAAAAATGAAATTGTGAAAAAGAGTGCTCTTCCAGTTGCTTCTGATGCTATCTTCTACGCGGGTAAAGGTAATTTACTATGTCGAGCGGAGGACAGAGTCGTCATTTTCGACCTTCAACAACGTTTAATCCTCGGGGATCTTCAAACTTCTTTTGTAAGGTACGTTGTTTGGTCAAATGACATGGAGAATGTTGCGTTGTTGAGTAAGCATTCGATAATCATAGCTGATAAAAAACTCACTCATCGATGCACTCTTCATGAAACAATCCGTGTCAAAAGTGGTTCATGGGATGATAATGGTGTGTTCATATACACAACATTAACACACATCAAATACTGTTTACCCAATGGCGATAGTGGAATTATAAAGACACTCGATGTCCCTTTATACATCACAAAAATATTCGGAAACACAATCTTTTGTCTCGATCGAGATGGAAAAAATCGGCCAATTGTTATCGATTCAACCGAATATATCTTCAAGTTGTCTTTGTTGAAAAAGAGATATGATCATGTCATGAGCATGATAAGAAACTCAGAGCTATGCGGACAAGCTATGATCGCGTATCTTCAACAAAAAGGTTTTCCCGAAGTTGCCCTTCATTTTGTAAAAGACGAAAGAACCCGTTTCAATTTAGCATTAGAAAGTGGGAACATACAAATAGCTGTTGCTTCCGCTAAAGAGATAGATGAAAAAGATCATTGGTATAGGCTAGGTGTTGAAGCACTTCGCCAGGGTAATTCTGGAATTGTGGAATACGCGTATCAGAGGACGAAAAACTTCGAGAGGCTTTCGTTTTTGTATCTCATCACAGGAAATTTAGATAAATTATCTAAAATGATGAAAATTGCGGAAGTGAAAAACGATGTCATGGGTCAGTTTCATAACGCGTTGTATTTAGGCGATGTGAAGGAACGAATCAAGATTTTGGAAAATGTTGGGCATTTGCCATTGGCGTATGCTACTGCTAAAACCCATGGGTTGACTGATCTTGCTGAAGAGCTTTCTGTTAAACTTGAACACAATGTTCCAATTTTACCCTCGGGGAAATCCGGTTCCCTTTTGGTCCCACCAACTCCTGTCCTATGTGGCGGTGACTGGCCGTTGTTGAGAGTCATGAAAGGAATCTTTGAAGGTGGTCTTGATAATGTTGCACAGGAAGAGTACGAAGACGCTGCGGATGCCGATTGGGGTGAAGGTTTGAATATTGCTGACGTGGACGACACCCAGAATGGTGACATCAGCGTCGTTGTGGAAGAAGGCGAAGAACAAAACGAAGATAACGAAGAGGGTGGTTGGGGTCTAGAAGATATCGAACTTCCGGTAGACACTGACACACCTAAAACCGCCACCATCCGCTCAACCGCATTCGTGGCACCGCCACCTGGCATGCCCGTGAGCCAAATCTGGGTTCAAAAATCATCGCTGGCCGCCGAACACGTGGCAGCCGGGAACTTCGACACCGCCATGCGGTTATTAACCCGCCAGCTTGGCATCAAAAACTTCACACCGTTAAAATCTCTATTCATGGATCTCCACACGGGAAGCCATAGTTTCCTACGCGCGTTCTCATCAGCTCCTGTCGTCTCACTCGCCATCGAAAGAAACTGGAGCGAGTCAACAATCCCAAACGTCCGGGCCCCACCCGCACTCGTGTTTACCTTCTCTCAATTAGAAGAAAAGCTAAAATCCGGTTACAAAGCCACAACTACCGGGAAATTCACCGAAGCATTACGCGTTTTCCTCAACATTCTCCATACGATTCCTTTGATTGTTGTGGAGTCACGTAGAGAAGTTGATGAAGTCAAAGAGTTGATTATAATCGTGAAGGAATACGTTTTGGGTTTACAAATGGAGTTAAAAAGAAGGGAAACGAAAGACAACCCTATTCGCCAACAAGAATTAGCAGCTTATTTCACTCATTGTAACCTTCAGTTACCTCACTTGAGGCTCGCGTTGATGAACGCGATGACTGTGTGTTACAAAGCGGGGAATCTGATCACCGCGTCGAATTTTGCGAGGCGAATATTGGAGACAAACCCGGCGGAAAACCAAGCGAAAACAGCGCGTTCGGTTATGCAAGCTGCTGAGAGGAATATGAAGGATTCGTCGGAGTTGAATTATGATTTTAGGAATCCGTTTGTTGTTTGTGGGGCCACTTATGTTCCGATTTATCGTGGGCAGAAGGATGCGTTGTGTCCGTATTGTAGTTCGCATTTTGTTGTTTCACAGGAAGGAAAGATTTGTAGTGTTTGTGATCTTGCGGTGGTGGGATCTGATGCTTCGGGTTTACTGTGTTCTCCTGCGCAGATCAGATGA